One window of Caldisericum exile AZM16c01 genomic DNA carries:
- the rpsD gene encoding 30S ribosomal protein S4 → MAVYNGPLCRICRAQQKKLFLKGDKCYTKNCPLEKGRGIPGQKQIVLHMNKPTDYKFHLMEKQKVKAMYGVLERQFRRYFDIAIRQKEIPTGDKLLELLERRLDNVVYRMGFAPNRRTARQLVSHGHILVNGKKVNVSSIILNKGDVVEIKESSRQIPIIKTTLEERNTFPNWVEVNKDSFRGVVKELPNVKELALDINPTLIVELYSK, encoded by the coding sequence ATGGCAGTTTATAATGGACCTCTTTGCAGAATTTGTAGAGCACAACAAAAGAAACTCTTCCTCAAGGGAGATAAATGCTATACGAAAAATTGTCCTCTTGAGAAAGGACGTGGTATTCCTGGACAAAAACAGATTGTCCTACACATGAATAAGCCTACCGATTATAAATTCCACTTAATGGAAAAGCAAAAGGTTAAGGCTATGTACGGAGTTTTGGAAAGACAGTTTAGAAGATACTTTGATATCGCAATAAGGCAAAAGGAAATACCAACAGGCGATAAACTACTTGAACTTCTCGAAAGAAGACTTGATAATGTTGTGTATAGAATGGGTTTTGCGCCGAATAGAAGAACAGCAAGACAACTTGTTTCACATGGTCACATCCTTGTAAACGGCAAGAAGGTAAATGTTTCTTCTATAATCCTTAACAAGGGTGATGTTGTGGAGATAAAAGAATCCTCAAGACAAATTCCAATTATTAAAACAACTCTTGAAGAAAGAAACACTTTCCCCAACTGGGTTGAGGTTAATAAGGACTCATTTAGAGGAGTTGTGAAAGAACTTCCTAACGTTAAAGAACTTGCGCTTGATATCAATCCTACTTTAATAGTCGAGTTGTACTCCAAGTAA
- the rpsK gene encoding 30S ribosomal protein S11: MKKGKTSSKKKVQKIAGTAKVYINSTFNNTIVTVTDEQGNVVCWSSAGSNGFKGTKKGTPFAAQVAAQKAAEEAINLGAKRVSVLVKGGGPGREVAIRALQSAGLQIDEIKDITPIPHNGCRPRKLRRV, from the coding sequence ATGAAAAAAGGTAAGACAAGCTCAAAGAAAAAGGTACAGAAAATAGCAGGTACTGCTAAGGTATATATAAATTCTACTTTCAATAATACAATTGTTACTGTAACCGATGAACAAGGCAACGTTGTTTGCTGGTCTTCTGCTGGAAGTAATGGTTTCAAAGGCACAAAGAAGGGTACCCCTTTTGCAGCACAAGTTGCAGCTCAAAAGGCGGCAGAAGAAGCAATTAACCTTGGAGCAAAAAGAGTTTCTGTCCTTGTAAAAGGCGGCGGACCAGGTAGAGAAGTTGCAATTAGAGCATTACAATCTGCAGGTTTACAAATTGATGAGATAAAGGACATTACACCTATTCCTCATAACGGCTGCAGACCGAGAAAACTTAGAAGGGTATAA
- the rpsM gene encoding 30S ribosomal protein S13 codes for MARIAGVDLPREKRIDVALTYIYGIGKHNCYDVLKEANVSLKKVKDLTPEEIKAIDDVIREKYVVEGDLRKIVANNIKKLIEINCYRGIRHKRNLPVRGQRTRTNARTRKGPKKTVGSVRKSA; via the coding sequence TTGGCACGTATAGCAGGCGTTGATTTGCCGAGAGAAAAAAGGATAGATGTTGCACTTACCTATATTTACGGAATAGGTAAGCATAATTGCTACGATGTTTTGAAGGAAGCGAATGTCTCTCTTAAGAAGGTAAAAGATTTAACTCCTGAAGAAATTAAAGCAATTGATGATGTAATAAGAGAGAAGTATGTTGTTGAAGGTGATTTAAGAAAAATTGTTGCTAACAACATAAAAAAGCTTATCGAAATTAACTGCTACAGGGGTATTAGACATAAGAGGAATTTACCTGTGAGAGGTCAGAGGACAAGAACGAATGCAAGAACAAGAAAAGGTCCAAAGAAGACTGTTGGATCTGTTAGAAAGAGTGCGTAA
- the rpmJ gene encoding 50S ribosomal protein L36 has translation MKVRTSVKKMCPKCKIVRRRGKLMVICENPKHKQRQK, from the coding sequence ATGAAAGTAAGAACTTCTGTTAAAAAAATGTGTCCAAAATGCAAAATAGTAAGAAGAAGGGGAAAACTCATGGTGATCTGTGAGAACCCTAAACATAAACAAAGACAAAAGTAG
- the infA gene encoding translation initiation factor IF-1 yields MGKDQVIEAEGVVVETLPGTMFKVKLANGKIVLATISGKMRLNFIKILPGDRVKLEFSPYDLTKARIVYRL; encoded by the coding sequence ATGGGTAAGGATCAAGTAATTGAAGCAGAAGGTGTTGTTGTGGAAACTCTTCCAGGCACGATGTTTAAGGTAAAACTTGCAAACGGAAAAATCGTTCTTGCAACGATAAGTGGTAAAATGCGTTTAAATTTTATAAAAATTTTACCGGGAGACCGAGTAAAATTAGAATTTAGTCCTTATGACCTTACTAAGGCACGAATTGTTTATAGACTTTAG
- the map gene encoding type I methionyl aminopeptidase yields MIVIKTKEEIEKMRNSGKILRLVLDMIKEKIEPGVRTIELDRLAERRIYELGGVPAFKGYRGYPNALCISINDEVIHGIPSDRVIQEGDVVKIDGGVILNGYYSDAAFTKIAGTPKSDTDVKLVEVVEKAFFEGIAAIHVGAHLYDIGYNIQKFVESNGFSVLRDYTGHGIGRNLHEDPSVPNYGKPGTGISLKAGMTLAIEPMITAGNYRVYVDKNGWTVKTVDGSNSAHFEHTVAIFEDHVELLTE; encoded by the coding sequence ATGATTGTAATTAAAACAAAAGAAGAAATTGAAAAAATGAGAAATTCTGGTAAAATACTAAGATTGGTGTTGGATATGATTAAAGAAAAAATCGAACCTGGAGTAAGGACAATTGAACTTGACAGATTAGCCGAGAGAAGAATTTATGAACTCGGTGGGGTTCCCGCTTTTAAGGGATACAGGGGTTATCCTAATGCTCTTTGTATTTCTATAAATGATGAGGTAATCCATGGAATTCCCTCGGATAGAGTAATTCAAGAAGGCGATGTAGTTAAAATTGACGGAGGAGTAATACTCAACGGATATTACTCTGACGCAGCATTTACAAAAATTGCAGGTACCCCAAAAAGCGATACAGATGTAAAACTGGTTGAAGTTGTTGAAAAGGCCTTTTTTGAAGGTATTGCTGCAATACATGTTGGTGCTCACTTATACGACATTGGATATAACATTCAGAAATTTGTGGAAAGTAATGGTTTCTCAGTGTTGAGAGATTATACAGGACATGGAATCGGAAGAAACCTCCATGAAGATCCTTCTGTTCCAAATTATGGAAAACCTGGGACAGGTATTTCCTTAAAAGCAGGTATGACACTTGCGATTGAACCGATGATTACCGCAGGAAATTATAGAGTGTATGTTGATAAAAATGGTTGGACTGTTAAAACGGTAGATGGTTCAAATAGCGCTCACTTTGAACATACTGTTGCAATTTTTGAAGACCATGTGGAACTTCTAACGGAGTGA
- a CDS encoding adenylate kinase: MKKRLVILGPPGAGKDTQGKMLGKALNIPVISSGDLVRKEINEKTDFGLRFKELTESGNLVPDDFMNDFFAHALSNYNLKDGYILNGFPRTINQAEFLDRYLKERDAIIDLVLFLDVDFDTLVKRLSGRRICKNCGSVYNIYFSPPKVDNICDICGSELIQREDDKVDAVKNRIEVYLKSTKPLLDFYEKKGILKSCDANNSPEKVNKDLIEVVNDCN, translated from the coding sequence ATGAAAAAACGCCTTGTAATTCTTGGCCCTCCTGGGGCAGGAAAAGATACACAAGGTAAAATGCTTGGGAAAGCCCTTAATATTCCAGTCATTTCCTCTGGTGATTTAGTTAGAAAAGAAATAAATGAAAAAACTGATTTTGGTTTGCGGTTTAAGGAATTAACAGAAAGTGGAAATCTTGTCCCTGATGATTTTATGAATGACTTCTTTGCACATGCACTTTCCAATTATAACCTTAAGGACGGCTATATTTTGAATGGATTTCCGCGCACAATAAATCAAGCAGAATTTCTTGATAGGTACTTAAAAGAAAGAGATGCGATAATCGACCTTGTCCTGTTTCTTGATGTTGACTTCGATACACTCGTTAAAAGGCTTTCAGGAAGAAGAATATGTAAAAACTGTGGTTCTGTCTATAATATCTATTTTTCTCCCCCGAAGGTAGATAATATTTGCGATATTTGTGGTAGCGAATTGATCCAAAGAGAAGACGATAAAGTTGATGCAGTTAAAAATAGAATCGAAGTTTATCTAAAAAGCACGAAACCCCTTCTTGATTTTTATGAGAAAAAAGGTATACTTAAAAGTTGCGATGCAAACAACTCCCCTGAAAAAGTTAACAAGGACCTAATAGAGGTCGTGAATGATTGTAATTAA
- the secY gene encoding preprotein translocase subunit SecY, with amino-acid sequence MWETIRRAFKLKELRQRIYFTLFLFILFRLGTYIPVVGIDRAQISNLLSQGGFLALMDLFSGGGYTNFSIFALSVFPYINASIILQLLSYVIPSLEALVREGGEEGQRKMAQYTRYLTVALAALQAFSVIVIFRNYLVNQSILLKLVIMASLIAGSYLVLWLGEIMTDRGIGNGVSLIIFAGIISRIPVSFVEIGQKLSAQAVSFASVIGEFLAFVVLLVLVIFAYQSERRIPVQYAKRIVGRKVYGGQTTYIPLRLVQAGVLPIIFAVSFMAFPATIGQFFPNSWFTKHIAQPIFGTPTSISYNLIYFFLIVGFTFFYTEMTYDPIKLADDLKKYGGFIPGIRPGEPTAQYIASVLRKITLPTSIFLGLVAVIPNLVFRKMTITSFVFGGTSLLIIIGVALETMREVEAYLLMRQYEGFLK; translated from the coding sequence ATGTGGGAAACAATTAGAAGAGCGTTTAAGTTAAAAGAACTAAGACAAAGAATTTACTTTACTCTCTTCTTGTTTATCCTTTTTAGGCTCGGAACATATATTCCTGTTGTTGGTATTGATAGGGCTCAAATTTCAAATCTCCTTTCACAGGGCGGTTTCCTTGCTTTAATGGACTTGTTCTCTGGTGGTGGTTATACGAATTTTTCGATTTTTGCACTTTCTGTTTTCCCATATATTAACGCATCGATTATCCTTCAACTTCTTTCTTATGTAATTCCTTCTCTTGAGGCACTTGTAAGAGAAGGCGGAGAAGAAGGGCAAAGGAAAATGGCACAATACACACGATATTTAACAGTTGCGCTTGCAGCACTTCAAGCATTTTCTGTTATTGTAATTTTTAGAAACTATCTTGTTAACCAAAGCATACTCCTCAAATTGGTGATTATGGCAAGCCTTATTGCAGGATCTTACCTTGTGCTTTGGCTTGGTGAAATTATGACCGATAGGGGAATTGGAAATGGTGTTTCTCTTATAATTTTTGCTGGCATTATAAGTAGAATTCCTGTAAGTTTTGTAGAAATTGGTCAGAAACTTTCTGCACAAGCAGTTAGTTTTGCAAGTGTTATTGGTGAATTCCTTGCATTCGTTGTTCTTCTTGTTCTTGTAATTTTTGCATATCAATCTGAAAGGCGTATACCTGTGCAATATGCAAAGAGAATTGTGGGTCGAAAAGTGTATGGTGGTCAAACCACATATATACCTCTAAGGCTTGTCCAAGCAGGAGTTTTGCCAATAATTTTTGCGGTTTCTTTTATGGCATTCCCTGCAACAATTGGACAGTTCTTCCCAAATTCATGGTTTACTAAACACATAGCACAGCCAATTTTTGGAACTCCAACAAGCATCTCATATAACCTTATTTATTTCTTCCTCATTGTTGGATTTACATTCTTCTATACAGAAATGACCTACGATCCAATTAAGTTAGCAGATGATCTTAAGAAATATGGAGGATTTATTCCAGGAATAAGACCAGGTGAACCTACTGCTCAATATATTGCATCGGTTTTAAGAAAAATAACTCTTCCAACATCTATCTTCCTTGGACTTGTTGCTGTTATTCCAAATCTTGTATTTAGGAAGATGACAATTACTTCTTTTGTGTTTGGAGGAACGTCCCTCCTCATCATTATTGGCGTTGCGCTCGAAACGATGAGGGAAGTGGAAGCATATCTCCTCATGAGGCAATACGAGGGCTTCTTGAAATGA
- the rplO gene encoding 50S ribosomal protein L15, with amino-acid sequence MKVSDLKPKAHSKKEKTRVGRGNGSGKGTYSTYGCKGQRSRSGGVKAKGFEGGQTPIYRRLPKYKGFKPLEKEEYIEVNVENLEKIAGTEKEINLNELFGGKVKVLGRGEISIPLVVKASKFSKQAKEKIEKAQGKVEVI; translated from the coding sequence ATGAAAGTAAGTGATCTTAAACCAAAAGCCCATTCTAAGAAAGAAAAAACGAGAGTTGGTCGCGGTAATGGCTCTGGTAAAGGTACGTATTCTACCTATGGTTGCAAAGGACAGAGATCTCGTTCAGGTGGAGTAAAAGCAAAGGGATTTGAAGGTGGTCAAACCCCAATTTACAGGAGACTGCCAAAGTATAAAGGATTTAAACCTTTGGAGAAGGAAGAATATATTGAAGTTAATGTAGAAAACCTCGAAAAAATTGCAGGAACCGAAAAAGAAATTAATCTAAACGAACTTTTTGGGGGTAAAGTGAAAGTATTAGGAAGAGGTGAAATTAGCATTCCTCTTGTCGTGAAAGCTTCCAAATTCTCAAAACAAGCAAAAGAGAAAATAGAAAAAGCGCAAGGGAAAGTCGAGGTAATCTAA
- the rpsE gene encoding 30S ribosomal protein S5, whose product MDRRTEVKEFEESILQIDRVSKVVKGGKILRFRVAVVIGDKKGRVGVGVGKAREIPSAIQKAINDAKRNLVTVPLKNNTIPMRITARKDTAHVFLAPAVQGTGLVAGRVVRMIAEKAGVQDLLSKSLGSSNPLNVAQATLKAFRDMEKILRISELRKVKEGGKDESK is encoded by the coding sequence ATGGATAGAAGAACAGAAGTAAAAGAATTTGAAGAATCTATCTTGCAAATTGATAGAGTTTCAAAAGTTGTTAAAGGTGGAAAGATTTTGCGTTTTAGAGTTGCTGTTGTAATTGGAGATAAAAAGGGCAGAGTTGGTGTAGGTGTTGGAAAAGCGAGAGAAATTCCATCCGCAATTCAAAAGGCAATAAACGACGCAAAGAGAAATCTTGTTACTGTACCCTTGAAAAACAATACAATTCCTATGAGAATAACTGCAAGAAAGGATACGGCACACGTATTTCTTGCACCAGCAGTTCAGGGAACAGGTCTTGTAGCAGGACGTGTCGTTAGAATGATTGCAGAAAAAGCGGGTGTTCAGGATCTACTTTCTAAATCTCTTGGCTCTTCAAATCCTCTAAATGTTGCTCAAGCAACGTTGAAGGCTTTTAGGGACATGGAAAAAATCTTGAGAATTAGCGAACTGCGAAAGGTAAAAGAGGGAGGCAAAGATGAAAGTAAGTGA
- the rplR gene encoding 50S ribosomal protein L18 — MIKITPRNELRKIRHKRIRKKVFGTESKPRLSLFISLKHVYAQLIDDEHGRTLVSASTLDKDLKETVKDMSLTEKAKAVGKLIAERALAKGIETVVFDRSGYKYHGRVKALADEARNAGLKF, encoded by the coding sequence ATGATTAAGATAACACCGAGAAACGAATTAAGAAAGATAAGACACAAAAGAATAAGAAAAAAAGTTTTTGGTACTGAATCAAAGCCAAGACTTTCTTTATTCATCAGTTTAAAGCACGTTTATGCCCAGCTTATTGATGATGAACATGGAAGGACGCTTGTTTCCGCTTCAACTCTTGATAAAGATTTGAAAGAAACAGTAAAAGATATGAGTCTTACAGAAAAAGCAAAAGCGGTTGGAAAATTGATTGCAGAACGTGCACTTGCCAAAGGTATTGAGACAGTTGTGTTTGACAGAAGCGGATACAAGTATCATGGTAGAGTTAAAGCCCTTGCGGATGAAGCAAGGAATGCAGGACTCAAATTTTAG
- the rplF gene encoding 50S ribosomal protein L6 has product MSRIGKMPIPIPQGVTVNILDGNVVEVKGPKGALKKEFHPEMKIEIVDNAIVVKRNSDKPFYKALHGTTRALLNNMVVGVTKGFSKRLIINEKTYKGEVKGRKVQFELGYSHPILMDIPEGLNVTIEGQVITVSGIDKEAVGAFAQKIRHLRKVDPYKVKGIIYEGEKIRRKAGKTVASGK; this is encoded by the coding sequence ATGTCAAGAATTGGAAAAATGCCAATACCAATTCCGCAGGGAGTTACAGTTAATATCCTTGATGGAAATGTTGTTGAAGTTAAAGGTCCCAAAGGAGCTTTGAAAAAAGAATTTCACCCTGAAATGAAAATTGAAATAGTGGATAATGCAATTGTTGTAAAAAGGAATTCAGATAAGCCTTTCTATAAGGCTCTTCACGGAACGACCAGGGCACTTCTCAACAATATGGTTGTTGGAGTTACAAAAGGTTTTTCGAAGAGACTTATTATTAACGAAAAGACATATAAAGGCGAAGTAAAGGGAAGAAAAGTTCAATTTGAGTTAGGGTATAGTCACCCAATTTTAATGGATATACCAGAAGGTCTTAATGTAACAATTGAAGGACAGGTCATCACTGTATCAGGTATTGATAAAGAGGCTGTTGGAGCTTTTGCTCAGAAAATACGTCATCTTAGAAAAGTTGATCCTTATAAGGTGAAAGGTATTATCTATGAGGGCGAGAAGATCAGGCGTAAAGCCGGTAAGACCGTTGCTTCTGGAAAGTAA
- the rpsH gene encoding 30S ribosomal protein S8: MINDLVSDVLVRIKNGSDARHKFVVAPSSKVVLEILRVLKEEGFIKDFDSIQIDGKPFVKIHLKYGPNKEPSIVGIRRISKPGRRIYVKKDELPKVFDGFGIAIISTPQGIMSDKMARKLGHGGEVVCFVW; this comes from the coding sequence ATGATTAATGACTTAGTTTCTGATGTCCTTGTAAGAATAAAAAACGGAAGTGATGCACGACACAAATTTGTTGTTGCACCTTCTTCCAAGGTAGTTCTTGAAATATTGAGGGTCCTTAAAGAAGAAGGCTTTATAAAGGATTTCGACTCGATTCAAATTGATGGGAAACCTTTCGTAAAAATTCATCTTAAGTATGGACCAAATAAAGAACCATCTATTGTTGGTATAAGAAGAATAAGCAAACCTGGTAGAAGAATTTATGTCAAGAAAGATGAACTTCCAAAAGTGTTTGATGGGTTTGGAATTGCTATCATCTCTACGCCTCAAGGTATTATGAGCGACAAAATGGCTCGTAAACTTGGGCATGGTGGTGAAGTTGTCTGTTTTGTTTGGTAG
- a CDS encoding type Z 30S ribosomal protein S14, with translation MARKAMIEKAKKPPKFKVRQHNRCKICGRPRAYYSKFGICRLCLRKLALKGELPGVKKASW, from the coding sequence ATGGCAAGAAAGGCAATGATTGAGAAAGCAAAGAAACCTCCAAAATTCAAAGTAAGGCAGCATAATAGATGTAAGATTTGCGGAAGACCTCGTGCATATTACAGCAAATTCGGCATATGCAGATTGTGTCTGAGAAAACTTGCTCTTAAAGGCGAACTTCCTGGTGTCAAGAAAGCAAGTTGGTAA
- the rplE gene encoding 50S ribosomal protein L5 — protein sequence MGKKVTFKLDNKLENLLSEKLPQSPLKLKYETEVKKKMMEKFGYKNVMQVPKIVAIAVNRGIGEANENPAALEKSIQEFILITRQKPAIARAKKSIASFRVREGAPIGVRVTLRGNRMYTFFEKLINTALPRIRDFKGLSPNSFDGRGNYTFGIKEQLIFPEIEYDMVDKVRGFDVTIITTAKTDEEAKALLEFMGFPFRKN from the coding sequence ATGGGAAAGAAAGTTACATTTAAATTGGATAATAAACTTGAAAACTTATTGTCAGAAAAATTACCTCAGTCTCCTTTAAAGTTGAAATACGAAACTGAGGTAAAGAAAAAAATGATGGAAAAGTTTGGTTATAAGAATGTAATGCAGGTTCCAAAAATTGTTGCAATCGCTGTAAATAGAGGAATAGGTGAGGCAAACGAAAACCCCGCTGCACTTGAAAAGAGTATTCAGGAGTTTATCCTAATCACAAGGCAGAAACCTGCAATAGCAAGAGCAAAAAAATCCATTGCTTCATTTAGGGTAAGGGAAGGTGCACCGATTGGTGTGAGAGTAACCCTTAGAGGAAATAGGATGTATACATTCTTTGAGAAACTCATAAACACTGCTCTTCCAAGAATTAGAGATTTCAAAGGTCTCTCACCAAACTCTTTTGATGGAAGAGGAAATTACACATTTGGGATAAAAGAACAGTTGATTTTCCCTGAGATCGAATACGACATGGTTGATAAGGTAAGAGGCTTTGATGTAACCATAATTACAACTGCAAAAACAGATGAGGAAGCAAAGGCCTTGTTAGAGTTTATGGGCTTCCCATTTAGAAAGAATTAG
- the rplX gene encoding 50S ribosomal protein L24 — translation MNKVKYLDIKKGDLVVVIAGKDKGKQGKVLKTIPEEGKVIVEGINMQTHFLRPTQDMPQGKITKREGPIYAHKVMVICPHCHTKTRVSHKILEDGTSVRVCKNCHEVIDKI, via the coding sequence ATGAATAAGGTTAAATATCTTGATATAAAGAAAGGTGACCTTGTGGTTGTTATCGCAGGAAAGGATAAGGGAAAACAGGGGAAAGTTTTAAAGACAATACCTGAGGAAGGTAAAGTAATTGTTGAAGGCATTAATATGCAAACGCACTTTCTCCGTCCAACCCAGGATATGCCACAAGGTAAGATTACAAAAAGAGAAGGGCCAATTTATGCCCATAAAGTCATGGTAATATGCCCTCATTGCCACACCAAAACAAGAGTTTCTCACAAGATTCTCGAAGATGGCACATCAGTTAGGGTTTGTAAAAATTGCCATGAAGTTATCGATAAGATTTAA
- the rplN gene encoding 50S ribosomal protein L14, with amino-acid sequence MVRQYSRLVCADNTGVKEVSIITVLDVGHRPTGTVGDRIVATVKKAVPNSPIPKGTVVKAVIVRTKYPIKREDGSIIRFDDNACVILDNEGNPKGTRVFGPVAREIRKKGYVKIASLAPEVL; translated from the coding sequence ATGGTTAGACAGTATTCACGTTTGGTTTGTGCAGATAATACAGGAGTTAAGGAAGTTTCCATCATAACAGTTCTTGATGTTGGACATAGACCTACAGGCACTGTTGGCGATAGAATTGTTGCAACAGTTAAAAAGGCTGTTCCGAATAGTCCTATTCCAAAGGGAACTGTTGTGAAAGCAGTTATTGTGAGGACAAAATATCCTATCAAAAGAGAAGATGGAAGCATTATAAGGTTTGATGATAATGCATGTGTTATTCTTGATAACGAAGGAAATCCAAAAGGAACACGTGTATTTGGACCAGTTGCAAGGGAAATAAGAAAGAAAGGTTATGTAAAAATTGCGTCCCTTGCTCCTGAAGTGCTGTAG
- the rpsQ gene encoding 30S ribosomal protein S17, translating into MGKKELVGVVVSTYMKTAVVKVERITHHPLYLKQMKTFTKYYAHDENNQAKVGDVVKIRQTRPLSKLKRWRIVEILGGGE; encoded by the coding sequence ATGGGAAAGAAAGAACTTGTCGGTGTAGTTGTAAGTACCTATATGAAAACTGCCGTTGTTAAAGTTGAACGTATTACCCATCATCCCCTCTATTTAAAGCAGATGAAGACCTTTACTAAATACTATGCACATGATGAAAATAATCAGGCAAAAGTGGGAGATGTAGTAAAGATAAGACAAACTCGACCATTGAGTAAACTTAAAAGATGGAGAATTGTTGAGATTTTGGGTGGAGGTGAATAA
- the rpmC gene encoding 50S ribosomal protein L29 — MKIQQIRDMTDQEIENTLKTLRKELFNLRFQLATHQLHNPARIRIVKKDIARLLTVKRERELKKEEV; from the coding sequence ATGAAGATTCAGCAAATTCGAGATATGACTGATCAAGAAATCGAAAATACTTTGAAAACCCTAAGGAAAGAACTTTTTAATTTGAGATTCCAACTTGCTACGCACCAACTTCACAATCCTGCACGAATTAGAATAGTGAAGAAGGACATAGCAAGACTTCTTACCGTTAAAAGGGAACGTGAGTTAAAGAAGGAAGAGGTGTAA
- the rplP gene encoding 50S ribosomal protein L16, with translation MLMPERVKYRKMHRGRTKGRSKGATSVHFGEYGIQALEPGWVSSRQIEACRLILISAVRKSGKLWIRIFPDKSVTKKPAETRMGGGKGDVDHWVAVVKPGRVMFEFSGVNKETAEELTKQVGHKLPVKVRMLTLEEE, from the coding sequence ATGTTAATGCCAGAAAGAGTTAAATATAGAAAGATGCACAGAGGAAGAACTAAAGGTAGATCAAAAGGTGCTACATCTGTGCATTTCGGGGAATATGGAATCCAGGCACTTGAGCCAGGATGGGTTTCCTCAAGACAGATTGAAGCATGCAGGTTGATATTAATCTCTGCTGTAAGAAAAAGCGGAAAACTTTGGATAAGAATTTTCCCAGATAAGTCAGTTACCAAGAAACCAGCAGAAACAAGAATGGGCGGTGGAAAAGGTGATGTTGATCACTGGGTTGCAGTTGTAAAACCTGGAAGAGTTATGTTTGAGTTTTCGGGAGTAAATAAAGAAACTGCAGAAGAACTTACAAAACAAGTCGGACATAAACTTCCAGTTAAGGTAAGAATGCTTACCTTAGAGGAGGAATAA
- the rpsC gene encoding 30S ribosomal protein S3, with the protein MGQKTHPYGFRLGITKDWWSKWYSPKKDYSSYLLEDFRIRKEFKSLGFNAAISKIEIIRKGASELRVVVHTARPGMLLGKKGSEVSKLEDMVKKVIDHKYDNLKVDIREVKHPEIDAELIAQNVAQRIEQKTPHKRAIKQAITRAMRSGAQGIKIQVSGRLEGAEIARTEWFREGRVPLQTLDADIDYSEQIAKTKFGVIGVKVWVYKGEAKEPLFFAS; encoded by the coding sequence GTGGGACAGAAAACTCATCCTTATGGTTTTAGATTAGGAATAACAAAAGATTGGTGGAGTAAGTGGTACTCTCCGAAAAAGGATTATTCCTCATATCTTCTTGAAGACTTTAGAATTAGAAAAGAATTTAAATCTCTTGGGTTCAATGCGGCAATTTCAAAAATTGAGATTATAAGAAAAGGCGCTTCAGAGTTGAGAGTTGTAGTTCATACAGCTCGCCCGGGAATGCTTCTTGGTAAGAAGGGTTCTGAAGTAAGTAAACTCGAGGATATGGTGAAAAAGGTAATCGACCATAAATACGACAATTTGAAGGTTGATATTAGAGAAGTAAAGCATCCTGAAATTGATGCAGAACTCATTGCACAAAACGTTGCTCAGAGAATAGAACAAAAAACACCTCACAAAAGAGCAATAAAACAAGCGATAACACGAGCAATGAGATCAGGAGCACAGGGTATAAAGATTCAAGTTTCCGGTAGACTTGAAGGCGCAGAGATTGCGAGAACTGAGTGGTTTAGAGAAGGAAGAGTCCCATTACAGACGCTCGATGCAGATATCGATTATTCCGAGCAAATTGCAAAAACAAAGTTTGGGGTAATCGGAGTAAAGGTGTGGGTATATAAGGGAGAGGCAAAAGAACCTTTGTTCTTTGCTTCATAA